The genome window gtcgtcgtcgtctggaGTGGTGGTCGTCGTAGGAATAATCGACGGTTCACGCCTCTGTGGCCGTCGATCCGGAGTCGTCGTGTGTCGTCATAACTATCCATGTTTAGGTTTCTTGTCATTATCGTCAGCAGGAGCCACCATTGTCATCGTTTGGCTGTCCGCACCGCGTTGCTTTTGTCTTCCCTTTCATGTGTATCACGGAGTTATCCATATCTCTGATCAATAAAATTAGGATTGTTACCAAGATGTCGAATTCGTGACATTGAGATACGTGCGGATATGTTTCTTTATTTAATCAAACGGCTCAGAATGAAAAAAGGACGATGGGCGTTTGTTTCAAGAAAGTGGTGGAAGGACAGCCTCTTGGTCAGGCATCTGTCCTTGAGGGATGGTTGTGAGCAATAATGGCCCTTGGTCGTGAGATTCTGTTGTGATATATCTTTTTCGGGTGGGGTAGGATTGGCTTTGGAAGGCTGCATGTAGCCGCGGCTGCCAATGGAGACACACCATTGCTTTTTCAAAATAGATTCACTGTTGCTGATTCAAATCAAGTTCTGCCCGCTTGGACCGGGCCGAGCCACCTTCTGCCCGTTTGGGCTAGCCCGACCAGGTCCGGTCCATCAGGACTGGAGTGACCCCGGTCTGCGTTTGGGCTGTCATGCGTCGGCTTAGTAACCTTGGCTGTCTGGGTCACCCGAGCCGAGCTGCACCCGCGTTTGTCTTGGGCCTACCATGCCTTATGAGTCGCGCCATGCACATCCTTTCAATCGAATCCTTTCTCAAGATGATACTTGGGGGCGGAATCTTCGTGGTACAGAAAGGTGCAATGGATTGGGGCAAAATTAGGCATTAATGTCTGTGGGCATGATAAGCCAATCCACGTGCGCAATACCGTCGACAGTAAAAGCACGCAGAGCGGATTCAATCACACCTCTGATCCGATTCAGTGGATGTACTGACACGGACCCTCGAGCACACCGATCAAGAGATCATGCCGCTTGTGATCGAATCTTGACCGTCTAAGATTCTCTTCCCTCTTCCATCTGTTCCTATATAATTAACCGACCGGGTCGAATTCGAATCATCTCGTGGATGATGTCGTCGCTGTCGCTCGCCTTCCCCAAATCGTTCCTCCGGAGCCCCTCCCTCCCTCGCCGCCGGCCTCCGAGCTGCTCCGTCGCCGTCGGCTCCTCGTCCGCGACGCTCTACGATGTGCTCGGCGTCGCGGCCGACGCCACGGGCGTTGAGATCAAGTTGGCGTACCGGAGGCTCGCCCGGTCGTGCCACCCGGACGTGGTGGCGGCCCAGGGGAAGGGCGCGTCGGCAGCGGACGAGTTCATGCGCGTCCGCGCGGCCTACGAGATCCTCTCAGACCCAGAGAAGCGCGTCGACTACGACCGAAGGGTTAAGTCGGTGGTGTTCACTGCGCTGAGGACGTCTTGGTGCTCCTCCCAGGACCGCCGCCCACGGACATGGGAGACGGACCAGTGCTGGTAGCAGAAGAAGAGCTGGATCTCAAACCATTGAGCCCCTTATTCTTCCTTGTTATTCCTTGTTATGTACATATCTTCAAGGGTGTTGACAGGTACTGAAAATTTGTGATGCCTTGTATCTGCTTGATGAGAAGCCTGTGAAAGATCGTTTAATCACATTTGTTTCTCTTTGTAGCACAGCCTTCTCTCATCACGCAACATAGTAAGGAGGCATCGTTTCACTGTAAACTCTGACTCAATAGATAGAAAAGAAAGAGATAAAACTCTAAAAGAAAGGAATAATAGAAGGGGCAAATTCTGAAACCTGGGGGCGGTCACTCTCATCGTCCCTTAGCCACTGGGGACATGCAAAAGACAGCGTGATCAAGTCGTTGATCGGCCGTCCCCTTCCAATTGGCTGCGACTCTTCTTACTGgatttttttaatgattataaTATGTTATGCAAACAGCAATTAAATATTATTTCTTCCCCCACGTTGTGGCTGATTGGAGCCACGTCGGCATGGTCTAGAATCAATCAAATCCGTTTcaatcaaaattttttaaataaataaaaatatctgtattaaattaaatttgatttttttaattcttgataATGTTTTATGAATCGATTCACATAATGGGTTTAACATAAGAAATGTACTATGAAATCAAATCAAACGCAAATAAGTTCATCAAGTTGTACAATCGACCAATAAGAATTAGACAATTATTTTATTGAGAGAGAAGAAGGATACTTAGAacgtttattaaaaaatatatatatatataatatgatggtGTCATGAGTATCGTCGACTGATGAGTCAGCATTATTGGTTCACTATCGAAGGTGCATGTTCTCTTTGTTGACGTGACAAACCGACATAGGAGGTCCGTAAGGGAGGTGATTCGTTAGGGTCGATCTGACTTTGAAGCGGTGAGATCGGATAGAGGAACTGAGATATGCTCGGTTCTAAGGTCCTCTCTTTGAACGGATGGGTTGTCCTCCGGTCGAAGGGTTGCCTCATGGTTGTGAGGCTGTATCCTTGTAGTGGAGTCGTCTCTTAACCACCGATGATCCTGCACAACAGGTTTGTGTCGACGGCTTTCCAGCTCAACCCATCCGATGCTTAAGTCAGCGAAAGACAGAGGGGGAGGAAGACAACAGTATCAGTCGTGTAAATGAGAGAGTAGAGAGGCTATTGCTTATTAGCGTCCATCGATATTTCATGCGAGCGGTTCGTATGTTATAGGGCAACTATTTTGATCTCATGTTATGCGGAACTATTTCCTCACTTTTTGGTGTCGCTTCATGCGATTTCAGGCAACGTGGATTCTGCTTTCGTCGCTTCTAAGTCGGGTGGCATCGCTTCGGGACGCAATCATTTCTAAGTTGGGCATTGTCATTTCATACCGCTTTGAGATGTGTGCGTGACTTCAACTGGGAGGTTCCATCTGGGGTCTAAGGTGGCTGCCAACTGGGTGGTACCAGAATATCCTCTATCATTCCCCCTCACCATAGAGGTGTACCACGTGTCTCTCGTAGGGGGATTCGAGGTATGTATTTTGTGCGTCTCTCTTAGTGGCTTCATTGCTTTTTTGTCGAAAAAACATATTAGCTCAATCGAGGTGTAGATCTCGATTCTTCATGCTGAGTGTACTACTAAAGAGCACGTAGGCTCGGTCTAGGTGCAAGCCTTCGATCTTCACGTCAAGTGCACGACTAGGGAGCACATAAGCTCGGCCTTGGTGTAGATCTCAAAGTCTTCATGTCGAGGTGCATGAACTTGGGAGCACGTATGCTTGATTGAGGTGCAGGCCTCGGGTCTTCATACCGAGTGCACGATTAAGGAGCGCATAAGTTCAGCCTAGGTACAATCCTCGGGTCTTCATGCTAAGATGCACGGATAGGGAGCTctaaaaaaatctataatttaGATGGCaactatacatacaaatataattAAGACAATCATCATTTGAAAACTCTACTTGGTTTATCTTGAATGAATAAAATTGTTAAGGTTCACGTACATAAGTGACTTTAAGGAAGAacatacatcacaatatatttttttcttgatagAAAAAAAGACGAGTATTATAGTAACAAAAGCCATCTCATCCACGAGCTTAGACT of Musa acuminata AAA Group cultivar baxijiao chromosome BXJ2-3, Cavendish_Baxijiao_AAA, whole genome shotgun sequence contains these proteins:
- the LOC135607316 gene encoding chaperone protein dnaJ 11, chloroplastic-like; this translates as MMSSLSLAFPKSFLRSPSLPRRRPPSCSVAVGSSSATLYDVLGVAADATGVEIKLAYRRLARSCHPDVVAAQGKGASAADEFMRVRAAYEILSDPEKRVDYDRRVKSVVFTALRTSWCSSQDRRPRTWETDQCW